The Nocardia sp. BMG51109 nucleotide sequence GGTCGGTGTCGGTCGGCCTCGGGCCCGGTCGGTATCGGTCGACCTCAGGCCCGGTCGACGTCGATCGTCATCCCGGCTGTGCGCAGGCGTTCGGTGAGCGCGTCGCCCATCGCCGCCGCCGGGGTGAGAATGCCTGCGAGATCGGGCAATTCGTCGAAGGCCAGGCTGAGCCCGGACTCGCCGAGCAGCACCGAGGTGGCCTGGTACCCCGGATCGCCCCGGCCGGAGAACGTGCACACGTACTTGGCCCCGGAGGTGGTGTGCGCGAAGGTCTTCATCGTGAACCAGCCGGCGAGCCTGGTCTTCTCGCTCGGACCGGTGCCCGGATCGGGCAGCACCCGATCCAGCACCTTGCGGCCCACCGCCATCCGTGACAGCACCGCGCCCGTGGCCATCGCCGCCACCACGCCGCCCGCGATGCCGGCCGCCACCAGCGGGGCCGCGGGCGACTTGCCGGCGCTCATCGTCTCGCGGTAGCGGAAGTTCTTGCCGTACACCCACCCCAGCAGGCCGTTGCTGCGCCGCACGATCTTGGTGTTGTGCGCGGCCATCACGAACGTCGTCACCCAGCCGTCCAGGCTGGGATCGATGCTCGACGCGCGCGCCAGCGTCTGGTCGGACTGCCGGCCGACGTCCGGATCCTGTGCCTTGTCCGGGCTCAGCGAATACGGATGCGACAGCGTGGATCCTTGCGACGGGTCCTCGGCGATCGCCTCCATGATGGCGCGCCCGGAGGCGATCGTTCCGCCGCTGACGCCGCCCCGGATCCAGGCCACCAGCGTGGTGTCGGTCAGCTCGCCGGTGTTGTCCTCGACCGACCGCCGGTACAGCCGGTACACGCTCAGATCCGACGGAATCGAGTCGTAGCCACAGGAATTCACGATCTTCGCACCGCTGGCGGCGGCCTCGTCGTGGAACCGGTCGATGCATTCCCGGATGAACGGCGGCTCACCGGTCAGATCGGCGTAGTGGGTGCCGGCCCGCGCGCACGCCCGCACCAGCGGCAGTCCGTAGCGCAGATAGGGCCCGACAGTGCTGACGACAACCTTTGTCCGCACCGCGAGGGCGTCCAGTGCGGCCTGATCCGACGAATCCGCAACCAGCAGCGGCCATTCCGCGGCTGTCGGGCCCAGTTCGTCGCGGACCCGGGTGAGCTTCTCGGGGGAGCGGCCCGCGAGCGCGATGCGCGCCCCCGCCGGTGCCGCGCCCGCCAGGTACTGCGCCGTCAGCTTGCCGACGAAGCCGGTCGCGCCGAACAGGACCAGGTCGAATTCCCTGTCTGCCATGGATTTTCCCATCTGCCGGGTGTCAGGCCTTGCGCCGTCGTTTTCCGGTGTTCGCCTTCTTGGGCGCCGGAGCGGTCTGTGTCACGAGTTCGGGCCGCTGGGCCAGCCAGGCGTGATGCGCCTTGCCCAGTTCGGTGACCGGTGGATCGTCGTAGAGCCATTCGCGCGCGATGCGATGCCAGTTCGCGGTGGCCTGCAACTGGCCGAGCACACCGAAGGTGAGGAAATCGGCGCGCCGGGAGAACAGGTGCTCGGGCGGCAGATTCTGCTGCTTCATCCCGGCGTACTCGCCGGCGCGCGGGTCGACGGCCAGCACGAACGCGCCGCTGGCCAGCTCCGGGGTGATGGTCAACTCCTCGTCCAGCACCGCCCATTCGCAGGCGGCGAGCACGTATTCCAGGCATTCCTCCGGGCTGACCTCGTCGGGCTCCTCGATGACGCCGCGATCGATCATGATCTGCCACAGGTCGTCGGCGCGGTCCTCGGCCGCCGCCCGGATTCCGGCGATCTCCGCCTGGACGTGCTTGGGGTCCATCCGGTTGAACAACCCGAAGTCCAGGAACGCCACCCGGCCGTCCTCGCCGAGCAGCAGATTGCCCGGATGCGGGTCGCCGCAGAACTCGTTGAAGCTGAACAGCGAACCCACGTAGAAGCGGTAGATGATCTCACCGACCCGGTTGCGCTCCGCCGCCGGCAGCTCCCGGATCCGTTCGAAGTCGTGGCCGGGAAAATACTCGCTGACCAGGACCCGGGTGCTCGACAGCTCCGGCATGGTGGCGGGCACGACGATGAACGGATGATCGGCGTACAGCTCGGCGATCTGGCGCTGGGTGTGCGCCTCGGCGACGTAGTCGAGTTCGCTCTCCAGATTCAGCCGCAGCTCGTCGAGCACCGCCGGCGTCACCCACGGCATCGCCGTCTGCAGCACGCGCCGGAACATCGCCAGGTTCTTCAGGTCCGCGCGCACGGCGGCGTCGATGCCCGGATACTGCACCTTCACCGCGACCTGCCGGCCGTCGTGCAGCCGGGCCCGGTACACCTGCCCGATGGAGGCCGCGGCGATCGGTTCC carries:
- a CDS encoding trans-acting enoyl reductase family protein; amino-acid sequence: MADREFDLVLFGATGFVGKLTAQYLAGAAPAGARIALAGRSPEKLTRVRDELGPTAAEWPLLVADSSDQAALDALAVRTKVVVSTVGPYLRYGLPLVRACARAGTHYADLTGEPPFIRECIDRFHDEAAASGAKIVNSCGYDSIPSDLSVYRLYRRSVEDNTGELTDTTLVAWIRGGVSGGTIASGRAIMEAIAEDPSQGSTLSHPYSLSPDKAQDPDVGRQSDQTLARASSIDPSLDGWVTTFVMAAHNTKIVRRSNGLLGWVYGKNFRYRETMSAGKSPAAPLVAAGIAGGVVAAMATGAVLSRMAVGRKVLDRVLPDPGTGPSEKTRLAGWFTMKTFAHTTSGAKYVCTFSGRGDPGYQATSVLLGESGLSLAFDELPDLAGILTPAAAMGDALTERLRTAGMTIDVDRA
- a CDS encoding AarF/ABC1/UbiB kinase family protein produces the protein MAKELPTSRFARGTKLGVAVAGNVIRAQRTRRSMRGRSEAVRERMAEESMLRSTEQMVMVLGTMKGVAMKLGQMLSVLDLDLVPPEHRERFQRRLAVLRDSAPNVSFDTMCAVVEEDYGRPLDEIFAEFEPEPIAAASIGQVYRARLHDGRQVAVKVQYPGIDAAVRADLKNLAMFRRVLQTAMPWVTPAVLDELRLNLESELDYVAEAHTQRQIAELYADHPFIVVPATMPELSSTRVLVSEYFPGHDFERIRELPAAERNRVGEIIYRFYVGSLFSFNEFCGDPHPGNLLLGEDGRVAFLDFGLFNRMDPKHVQAEIAGIRAAAEDRADDLWQIMIDRGVIEEPDEVSPEECLEYVLAACEWAVLDEELTITPELASGAFVLAVDPRAGEYAGMKQQNLPPEHLFSRRADFLTFGVLGQLQATANWHRIAREWLYDDPPVTELGKAHHAWLAQRPELVTQTAPAPKKANTGKRRRKA